From the genome of Triticum aestivum cultivar Chinese Spring chromosome 3B, IWGSC CS RefSeq v2.1, whole genome shotgun sequence, one region includes:
- the LOC123068444 gene encoding LEAF RUST 10 DISEASE-RESISTANCEUS RECEPTOR-LIKE PROTEIN KINASE-like 2.5 has translation MKITSYQNDQLGKGGYGVVFKGRLYDGRLVAVKFLHDYKGNGDEFVNEVMSIGRTSHVNVVSLFGFCLERSKRALIYEYMPNGSLDKYIYSENPKEILGWERLYAISIGIARGLEYLHHSCNTRIVHFDIKPQNILLDKDFSPKIADFGLAKLCHTKESKLSVTGVRGTIGFIAPEVHYRTFGVVSTKSDVYSYGMMLLEMVGGRRNVKSIVAKSSEKYFPDWIYDHFAQDEGLQACEITIEIEEIARKMIIIGLWCIQVLPMYRPTITKVLEMFERSLDDLEMPPKQNFCELFENSAHNLDVQSSSSTKPEEISLVKSEILQQSPTH, from the exons ATGAAGATAACGTCCTATCAAAATGATCAGCTTGGAAAAGGAGGTTATGGTGTCGTTTTCAaaggaagactatatgatggtcgTCTAGTTGCTGTGAAATTCTTGCATGACTACAAAGGAAACGGGGATGAGTTTGTGAATGAAGTTATGAGCATTGGAAGGACCTCTCATGTTAATGTTGTTAgtttatttgggttttgtttggagaGATCAAAACGTGCTCTTATATATGAGTACATGCCCAATGGTTCCTTGGATAAGTACATTTACTCAGAGAACCCCAAAGAAATTTTAGGATGGGAGAGGCTATATGCGATATCAATCGGTATTGCTCGTGGCCTCGAATACTTGCACCATAGCTGTAATACACGTATTGTCCATTTCGATATCAAGCCCCAAAATATCCTTCTAGACAAAGATTTTAGCCCGAAGATTGCTGATTTTGGTCTAGCTAAATTGTGTCATACAAAAGAGAGCAAGCTTTCAGTGACTGGGGTTAGAGGAACAATTGGATTCATCGCCCCAGAAGTTCACTATCGAACCTTCGGGGTGGTTTCAACAAAGTCAGATGTTTATAGCTATGGAATGATGCTGCTGGAGATGGTTGGAGGTAGGAGAAATGTAAAATCAATTGTTGCAAAATCTAGCGAAAAGTATTTTCCAGATTGGATTTACGACCACTTTGCACAAGATGAGGGATTGCAAGCATGTGAAATTACAATAGAAATTGAGGAGATCGCGAGAAAGATGATCATAATAGGCTTGTGGTGCATACAAGTGTTACCTATGTATCGCCCTACTATAACAAAAGTTCTAGAAATGTTTGAGAGAAGCTTAGATGATCTGGAGATGCCGCCGAAGCAGAACTTCTGTGAACTATT TGAAAACTCAGCTCACAATTTGGATGTACAAAGTTCAAGTTCTACTAAACCTGAAGAGATCAGCCTTGTGAAATCAGAAATCCTACAACAATCGCCTACTCATTGA